CGCGTCTTCTCAGCCGCTTTAGCCGGTGGTGGCGTCAAAGGAGGCCAGGTGATTGGCGCTTCGACCAAAGACGGTTCCGCCGTCCAGGATCGACCGGTGGCGGTCACCGATCTATTCTGTTCGATCTGTCAGTCATTGCAGGTCGAGCCTCGAAAAGAGAACATGAGTCCGCTGGGACGCCCGATGAAAATCGTCGATGGCGGGAAAGTCATCAACGAACTCTTTTCATGAACTTCACCAAAACACCTCTCAGTCCAGGCTTATGCTCCGGAAGCGGCTGCTTCACTCAGGGCTTTAGCCTGGGCTACCGAGGTATCCATCGAAAGTGTGATGGTGACGGACCAGCGTCCATTTTCGTCAGCGACGAACTCCCAGTGTGGGATCACGACCGAGCTCTGATGCACGAGTTCGTACCCGCCTTCCGACTGGCTGATGGTTTCAATCGGAAACGTCCAGATACTGGCTGGTGAGGAAAGATCCAGGGCCGCATCCAGTCCGAGCCATTCATCGACGAGTCCGATGCGATCGGTTTTTTCCAGATCCAGTTTTGATTCGAGCTGCCCCAGTTGTTTACCCAGATGATTGTAGTAGTAGCGGTCACTGGCACCGGCGGCCATACCGGCAAAGTTAAACTCGACGCCAAAATTCAGTGGAACTTCAGCGGGCAGATGTGAGAGTTCGTAATGAATTTCCAGCGAACCCGAGGCGTTCTTCGTCAGGCAAACCGTTTTGGTGAGTTCAATTTCGTAAGGACCAACATACCCTTTGCGAATCATACGCACTTCGCAGTCTTCATCGGTTCGCTTGAGCGAGCTGAGATAAACGCCATGCACAAAATCGCCGACTTCTCCGCCGCCCTGAATGACCGTTTCCAGATCGACGCCCGGCTGGAAGAAGTGATCCACCAGTGATTTGCGGGGGGTATGATCGTACTGCAGTTTTTTCTCAAGGCCGGGTTGTTTGAAACGGACGGCATTATGAATTTTGCCGATATCCTCTCCGTTCTCTGCACCTTCTTTCTGTTCGATGGCCGCCTGGCGAATGATATCGTGATAGGGCTCAGGACGTCGATCGAGGGTCGCCAGTAAATTATGTTTCGCGCCCCGCACATCCAGTTCATACAGATGTCCGCCTTGCGCTGGAGCGAGATAAGCTACCAGTCGATTACTGGCCAGTCTGACTTCTTTTCGGGCATCCAGATTAAAGTCAGCCACTTCCACTTCCAGCCAGCTGGCATCACGGTGCGTAATTTTCTCCAGCAGCGTGTCCGCGGAAATCAGATGTTTGTAAATCGCATTCCGCAGATGAGGCAGATACAGGCCACCGAAGGCACCATGCCAGTAAGGGCAGTTGCATTGCGCGCGGTATAGCTCGGTGCGGGCTTCGTGCAGCGTGGGCAGGTCTTCTGCATCGACGCCGGTCTCTTCCAGGCTCTGCAGACGGTTACTGACCTGTAACATCCGGGTATACATTTCATTCAGCTCGGCATATTTCACACGGAAGTTCCGCCAGAACCCGCCTCGCAAATAAGGTTTGAGCCGATCAAAGCCTTCGGTCTCTGCAAATTTTTCTTTGAGTTCGGCCAGCTCCAGCTGTCGTTCTGAAGAGAGCGCCCACTCATTCATTTCACGATAACTGGCGTCAGGCAGATAGCAGCTGCCCAGCGGGGAGACCGTATCGACTGATTCAGAAAGGGTCGTTACTTTTAACCAGTCACTGTTCTGGCGCAGGAGGTCCAGGAACTTTTTCAGCCAGCCATCGCGGTAAACATGGTCGAAGGTGCCCGGCCAGGCGCCAAACTTTTCGCCGTCATCACCAAAGACAACGACTGAATGCGGATGATGGTCGGCAATCTCTTTCAGGTAATGAATTGTTTGTACGGGATCGGTAAAGGGAATCTGGTAGCGGAGCGTTTCATTATCCGGGAAAATCTTGAGCAGTCGACCTTCGTCTTCTGAGAGATAGTAGCCATGCATTTTTTCTGCGCGAACGCCGGCGGCACTGAAGTGGGAATCGTCCAGCAGGGTGAATTCCATGCCAGCATCGACCAGATCAGAAACAAACGATTGTTCCCAGACCCGTTCAGGCACCCACATTCCGCGGACCGGGGTGCCAAACAGTTTTTTCAGATAGTCGGAATAGGCGGTAATCTGTCCGATGCGGTCACAACGGGGAATGCCTGCCAGAATCGGCTCGTAAAAAGGCCCTCCCAGGATCTCGACCTGCCCGGATTCCGCCAGGCCGCGAACGCGATCAATGTACTCCGGATGCGCGTCGACGAGCCATTCCATCAGGCTGCCTGAGGTATGCAGAGAAAACGGGATATCCGGGTATTCTGATAAGCCGTCGAGAAATGGTTGATAGCTGTTTTGATAGGATTCTTCAAAAACGCCTTCAAAATTCCCAACGGGCTGATGGTTGTGAATGACCAAAACAAGCCGAAGTCGACAGCCCATGGGCCGCATCCTTTCATCCGTGTAAACACAGAACTTTCGATTACGCTGTAAAACTGAACGGTATCAAATACGTGGCGGGTCGCTTCGCTGCCTGCGTTAAGCGATGTGCCAACAGGACTTGAAACGATTCTGGCTTATCTTAAAGCCAATCTTTTTGTAATCATA
The sequence above is a segment of the Gimesia algae genome. Coding sequences within it:
- a CDS encoding alpha-amylase/4-alpha-glucanotransferase domain-containing protein — encoded protein: MGCRLRLVLVIHNHQPVGNFEGVFEESYQNSYQPFLDGLSEYPDIPFSLHTSGSLMEWLVDAHPEYIDRVRGLAESGQVEILGGPFYEPILAGIPRCDRIGQITAYSDYLKKLFGTPVRGMWVPERVWEQSFVSDLVDAGMEFTLLDDSHFSAAGVRAEKMHGYYLSEDEGRLLKIFPDNETLRYQIPFTDPVQTIHYLKEIADHHPHSVVVFGDDGEKFGAWPGTFDHVYRDGWLKKFLDLLRQNSDWLKVTTLSESVDTVSPLGSCYLPDASYREMNEWALSSERQLELAELKEKFAETEGFDRLKPYLRGGFWRNFRVKYAELNEMYTRMLQVSNRLQSLEETGVDAEDLPTLHEARTELYRAQCNCPYWHGAFGGLYLPHLRNAIYKHLISADTLLEKITHRDASWLEVEVADFNLDARKEVRLASNRLVAYLAPAQGGHLYELDVRGAKHNLLATLDRRPEPYHDIIRQAAIEQKEGAENGEDIGKIHNAVRFKQPGLEKKLQYDHTPRKSLVDHFFQPGVDLETVIQGGGEVGDFVHGVYLSSLKRTDEDCEVRMIRKGYVGPYEIELTKTVCLTKNASGSLEIHYELSHLPAEVPLNFGVEFNFAGMAAGASDRYYYNHLGKQLGQLESKLDLEKTDRIGLVDEWLGLDAALDLSSPASIWTFPIETISQSEGGYELVHQSSVVIPHWEFVADENGRWSVTITLSMDTSVAQAKALSEAAASGA